The Streptomyces sp. DH-12 genome has a window encoding:
- a CDS encoding sugar ABC transporter permease, with the protein MTATGARTVLRPARVGDAAPAAPATSVRRGQGLQHGGWFVAPFLALFALFVVWPLLRGLYLSFTDANVSGDHASFVGLDNYREALDDPLMWEALGHSAYFTLLVVPCITVLAFLLAMLAHHIERGKWLWRLCFFTPFLLPSTVAANLWQWLFNPGTGMVNHVLGLETPWLTDKSYAMLAVVVTTLWWTVGFSFLLYLAALQNIPAHLYEAAALDGANAWHRAVRITLPMLRTITGLVVTLQILASLQVFDQAVVLQDFGPGPEGSTRTFVQYTLEQGFTSYRVGYASAISLIFFVLIAAVALVRMWLLRTREEDGR; encoded by the coding sequence ATGACCGCCACCGGAGCACGGACCGTCCTCCGCCCGGCCCGGGTCGGGGACGCCGCTCCCGCCGCCCCCGCCACCTCCGTCCGCCGCGGGCAGGGCCTCCAGCACGGCGGCTGGTTCGTCGCCCCGTTCCTCGCCCTGTTCGCCCTCTTCGTCGTCTGGCCGCTGCTGCGCGGCCTGTACCTCAGCTTCACCGACGCCAACGTCTCCGGGGACCACGCCTCCTTCGTCGGCCTCGACAACTACCGGGAGGCCCTGGACGACCCGCTGATGTGGGAGGCCCTCGGCCACAGCGCGTACTTCACGCTGCTGGTGGTGCCCTGCATCACCGTCCTGGCGTTCCTCCTCGCGATGCTCGCGCACCACATCGAGCGCGGGAAGTGGCTGTGGCGGCTGTGCTTCTTCACGCCGTTCCTGCTGCCGTCCACCGTCGCCGCCAACCTGTGGCAGTGGCTGTTCAACCCCGGCACCGGCATGGTCAACCACGTCCTCGGCCTGGAGACGCCCTGGCTGACCGACAAGTCGTACGCGATGCTCGCCGTGGTCGTCACCACCCTGTGGTGGACCGTCGGCTTCAGCTTCCTGCTCTACCTCGCCGCCCTGCAGAACATCCCCGCGCACCTCTACGAGGCCGCCGCCCTGGACGGCGCCAACGCCTGGCACCGCGCGGTCCGCATCACCCTGCCGATGCTGCGCACCATCACGGGACTGGTCGTGACGCTGCAGATCCTCGCCTCGCTCCAGGTCTTCGACCAGGCCGTGGTGCTGCAGGACTTCGGGCCCGGCCCCGAGGGCTCCACCCGCACCTTCGTGCAGTACACCCTCGAACAGGGCTTCACCAGCTACCGCGTGGGCTACGCCTCCGCGATCTCCCTCATCTTCTTCGTGCTCATCGCGGCGGTCGCCCTCGTGCGGATGTGGCTGCTGCGCACCCGTGAGGAGGACGGCCGATGA
- a CDS encoding extracellular solute-binding protein → MGRPGLNRRQLLAGLGGLTVAGSFGFAALGTGADALASGADTRVRYWNLFSGGDGYNMIAMLDAFRARHPGIEVKDSTLQWGNPFYTKLAMAAAGDRAPELGVMHLGRVPGFSPGRLLDPWDTELLARFGVREADFDAGLWRRAVVDGRLYALPLDIHVQLCFYRKDVLDRAGLLGPDGRMAPVTSAEEWFDVLREAKGATRKGLQTIGLWHNDQNFQWWFFVAFYTQLGGTWFDDANARVTFDTERATRVLQFLRRHLTDGYADPGYGGGAGAEQFVNGAPFVWEGNWSVPVFDSAKAEYGAVPLPPVFGRPATHAESHAFVLPHQAGRGGAADEAAHRLAAYIVRHARQWAAGGHIPAHTPTLSTPAYRALEPQNEYVSAMDHQATEPKVWFAGSTGILAQRVGPIVVSATTGSARPDAAARRMRSELAALLASRNPMDGRTAAEAGDAA, encoded by the coding sequence ATGGGACGACCTGGCCTGAACCGCAGGCAACTCCTCGCCGGGCTCGGCGGGCTGACGGTCGCCGGGAGCTTCGGCTTCGCGGCGCTCGGCACGGGGGCCGACGCGCTCGCCTCCGGCGCGGACACCCGGGTGCGCTACTGGAACCTCTTCAGCGGCGGCGACGGATACAACATGATCGCGATGCTGGACGCCTTCCGGGCGCGCCACCCCGGCATCGAGGTGAAGGACTCCACGCTCCAGTGGGGCAACCCCTTCTACACCAAGCTCGCCATGGCCGCCGCGGGCGACCGCGCCCCCGAACTCGGCGTCATGCACCTCGGCCGGGTCCCCGGCTTCTCGCCCGGCCGCCTCCTGGACCCCTGGGACACGGAGCTGCTGGCCCGATTCGGTGTGCGCGAGGCCGACTTCGACGCCGGCCTGTGGCGGCGCGCCGTCGTCGACGGCAGGCTCTACGCCCTCCCGCTCGACATCCACGTCCAGCTCTGCTTCTACCGCAAGGACGTCCTGGACCGCGCCGGCCTGCTCGGCCCCGACGGCCGCATGGCGCCGGTGACGTCCGCCGAGGAGTGGTTCGACGTGCTGAGGGAGGCCAAGGGGGCGACGAGGAAAGGGCTCCAGACCATCGGCCTGTGGCACAACGACCAGAACTTCCAGTGGTGGTTCTTCGTCGCCTTCTACACCCAGCTCGGCGGCACCTGGTTCGACGACGCCAACGCGCGCGTCACCTTCGACACCGAACGCGCCACCCGGGTCCTGCAGTTCCTGCGCCGCCACCTCACCGACGGGTACGCCGATCCCGGCTACGGCGGCGGCGCGGGCGCCGAACAGTTCGTCAACGGCGCCCCGTTCGTGTGGGAGGGCAACTGGTCCGTGCCGGTCTTCGACTCCGCGAAGGCCGAGTACGGCGCCGTCCCCCTGCCGCCCGTCTTCGGCCGCCCCGCCACCCACGCCGAGTCCCACGCCTTCGTGCTGCCGCACCAGGCGGGCCGGGGCGGGGCCGCCGACGAGGCCGCCCACCGGCTCGCCGCGTACATCGTCCGGCACGCCCGGCAGTGGGCCGCGGGCGGCCACATCCCCGCCCACACCCCCACCCTGTCCACCCCCGCCTACCGCGCGCTCGAACCGCAGAACGAGTACGTGTCCGCGATGGACCACCAGGCCACCGAGCCCAAGGTGTGGTTCGCCGGCTCCACCGGCATCCTCGCCCAGCGGGTCGGCCCGATCGTGGTCTCCGCCACCACCGGCTCCGCCCGGCCCGACGCCGCCGCCCGCCGGATGAGGAGCGAACTCGCCGCCCTGCTCGCCTCCAGGAACCCGATGGACGGCCGCACCGCCGCCGAGGCGGGTGACGCCGCATGA